A single window of Paludibacter jiangxiensis DNA harbors:
- a CDS encoding PorP/SprF family type IX secretion system membrane protein, translating to MSQWLDKKTIIAYLVISLTLISTTSRLQAQSNIRLTDFWNNLYSINPAYLSNKYLSTLSLSTRKQWLGFPGAPTTYMATGTIVLDKLNTQFGIKAYQDIIGYTNSSSVSVSYTYAVNINEDWRLHLGIAASFQSLWYDMDKIRVEYQTDPMLYEKLANSHHYNADLGAELASKSLRIGISTQNIFSMFRNNNQDIASSNFIYATYRNFTEDSRIDLGGGICGIRNHNLYQMELNGTAYFKTIDQEDLFQAGLFYRTPNEMGATIGYNVNKSLFLSYSYNYNVGGISRSSSGTHELMLILHINKDEECHTCY from the coding sequence ATGTCACAGTGGTTAGATAAAAAAACAATCATCGCATATCTGGTGATCAGCCTGACTTTGATAAGTACAACCTCACGGTTACAGGCTCAGTCAAACATTCGACTGACAGATTTTTGGAACAACTTATACTCCATCAATCCGGCGTATTTATCAAACAAATATCTCAGTACATTAAGCTTATCAACGAGAAAACAGTGGTTAGGTTTTCCGGGAGCACCCACTACCTATATGGCAACCGGCACTATCGTGCTTGACAAACTCAATACACAATTCGGCATAAAAGCTTACCAGGACATAATCGGATACACGAACAGTTCATCCGTCTCTGTATCATACACCTATGCAGTCAACATCAACGAAGACTGGAGGTTACATCTTGGCATTGCAGCTTCATTTCAGAGTCTTTGGTACGATATGGACAAAATCAGGGTTGAGTACCAAACCGATCCAATGCTTTATGAGAAATTGGCCAATTCACACCACTACAATGCCGATCTGGGGGCTGAACTTGCCAGTAAATCGTTAAGAATCGGAATCTCCACACAGAATATCTTCTCAATGTTCCGAAATAATAATCAGGACATTGCCAGTTCTAATTTCATTTACGCCACTTACAGAAACTTCACAGAAGACAGTCGGATAGATCTTGGAGGTGGTATTTGCGGAATCAGAAACCACAATCTTTATCAAATGGAATTAAACGGAACTGCCTATTTCAAAACAATCGATCAGGAAGACTTATTTCAGGCCGGACTGTTTTACCGTACCCCCAATGAAATGGGAGCAACCATTGGATATAACGTCAACAAATCACTATTTCTCTCGTACAGCTACAACTATAATGTGGGTGGCATCAGCCGCAGTTCTTCCGGAACACACGAACTAATGCTTATCCTGCACATCAACAAAGACGAAGAGTGTCACACTTGCTATTGA
- a CDS encoding PKD domain-containing protein — protein MKSPARLIYLVLCIFLYSTLTQAINRVSSSGKSFKQKQTQTSKSSAQTTALSASISANSNSVCQNGVSPVITFSGTGGGAPYTFTYTINTGADLTITTSGTETVTLNVPTSTPGISTYTLKKVTDKDNNPVDISSQAVTVNVYANPTVDFAFTDNQCTGNGVLFTPSAPGTGSYKYSWNFGDGSTSSESNPSHTFMAFGSYTQNFDVKLTVTDNGTTCSQISTKTISVNKIPDASLTSDKTSTTFNGIQTFKTCSNSTTEITFTNLSTTPAINSTYEIIWGDGSAPLSQNAAWSTVKHTYPAGLWNLTYKITGSNGCIAIQKYIVFVGSNPAVSLGNPGNTDICITSPLTFPITGTENNPPGTTYTVTFNDGSSPEVFNHPAPSQVTHTFLKSSCGTSSSDGSTTYSDSFYAKIVATNPCGTSAVSVVPIYISTPPKANYTLPSTQTCINTPICLSNNSTDGSQASSNGCSGPKVIWSITPSDGVVLNSGSLGNDRGSDNTNTWTSGSFSICPVFTIAGTYTITLKEGSNCGIDQKTQTICVEPTPTKPTFDVDKTTGCSPLTSKVTNTITSNTCSTPTYLWKISYTPGFGGTYPAQYTYNSLTVATPTFTFTTPGTYRLSLTVTSACGSITSDTKEIIVKGVPSVSISPIASICGPGSVTPSIYTLEKGTPDTDQPTYNWTFPGGTPATSTQSNPGAIAYNNSGTVSLSVTNECGTSATSTQTVTVKPVPKINNTDLSQTTCSGQPTTAVTLIPDIPGTTFKWSATINNNLKNYITNGTASAIPIQTITNVSTNPQTLSYTITPSLGGCDGTPVTYTITVNPGPSISDQPKSGKACIGDTPAALSVTASNFTGTPAYQWYSNTSSSNSGGTELTEEKSSTFNPPGTPAGTKFYYCKISFEGGCSELATIPAAVTIYDKVSIVLQPKDSKPLCVDGIITTPLSVSVTGGDGFYSYQWHSTPESTPGTLATGSTYTPPPSTIPDTYSYYVIVQSEGSGCAPVTSNTANVKVVDKPTITTQPKASQTLCKKATPDPLTVVANGGINVFAYQWYKCTTNVIGSGTPIDGATSSTYNPATSAVGTLYYYCLVTQPDGAGCYVTSDIATVIVNEAAEIIEQPQSSEVCMNGIATPLSVKYQNGVGTPTYKWYSTNADGTSSASIDYATTDSYIPPTNEVGTKYYYCQIDLPSGGCSTLKSTTATVVVNAIPTIDKQPIPEQKICVGGSSQPLTATYTGGAGTASYQWYENSTESNSGGTAIPGATGASYTPSPFTSAGTKYYYVAIKLSGNNCGSMTSDLAKMIIVDDPTITTQPLTPQTVCQNGNPTALQVEAKDGIGAFYYQWYSNTTDNTSSGSSITGATDATYMPPSAATGITYYYCKITQDGVGCDATSNTAVVTVKKKASFTDEPKQATYCIGETAADLTVAYQDGAGTPDYQWYSTINNDNTSGTAIPGATDSKYKPATNAPGTVYYYCTITFTIDGCSNLVSKPAQITVNPKAVIATKAALICSGTSFTVSPEDKSPDIVPTGTTYMWTNPVISPSGAITGTSAQAAPQTIISQLLTNTGTTPATATYTVTPTSGSCTGNPFSIVVTVNPSIKVVADISHCTCYGSNNGAINCTISGGVPFSSGSPQNIAWTGPDGFTATTTNISNLKPGTYSLVVSDNSPCQFANTYTITEPDDIVISTDSKKDITCHGAHNGSVSISLKGGTLPYSFVWIKDGISYATSEDISNLSPGKYEVTVSDANHCGPKTMSYKIEEPTELTVTLVSQTNILCYGSATGAVSVTATGGTPIKTSPGVLGYNYLWSGPDGYTSTNQNITDLKAGHYTLNVTDQNGCIAILERDLTQNPDIVIEAATTPVTCYGADNASIKLTISGGTAPYKTAWSNLATGTAQDNLSPGDYIITVTDANNCQKSATVTIAPPPVFTIVPVVKNVSCYGANDGSIKLNIKGKPISVVWSDGSTAGNERNNLKPGTYSVKISDGSPCIIDKTFIITEPQPLLVVGHVTDALDCSTVNSGSIALTVSGGTTPYNFIWSNNASTQDITNIQAGNYNVIVSDANNCNLTKQFTVMRPDPINISINAAYDYNCTEHHLYQVFTAKTSGGIPPYQITWSSGSPDATGTSVTTDQSGLISVTVKDSRGCSANVSTSSVIPELGISYKLIDCNKKSYQFDALIVNEATENYSYLWKFGDGSTATTQSVQHQFSSAGIYNVQLTVTGKSCTNIYSKAIMVEAIPTLTIAPEPKLCKGDSITIQASGADIFKWNDGSVSDSLVIRRDGDYSVKGMTTAGCYNTLAFTATYYPSHEYPILSDKNNVTLKDPTINLWSDDHPALYYLWNFGDSSSAGGWKQTHTYNIAKDGYYDILLNTTDMYGCKSTTSKRVWIINDTDLNTFTPNNDGYNDIFLKGWHIKVYNRNGVLVYEGNNGWDGTYKGKLVSPDTYFYIVYYMSANGTKTKEGYVTVVR, from the coding sequence ATGAAATCCCCGGCCAGACTCATTTATCTTGTACTCTGTATCTTCCTCTACAGCACACTCACGCAAGCAATAAACAGGGTATCATCATCCGGGAAATCTTTCAAACAAAAGCAAACACAGACCAGCAAAAGCTCTGCGCAAACAACAGCATTATCGGCGAGCATATCTGCTAACTCAAATTCGGTCTGTCAAAACGGGGTATCGCCTGTAATTACGTTCTCAGGGACAGGAGGTGGGGCACCCTACACTTTCACATACACCATCAACACTGGGGCTGACTTAACGATTACAACATCCGGCACAGAAACAGTAACCCTGAATGTACCAACATCTACTCCAGGCATATCCACTTATACCCTCAAGAAAGTTACCGACAAAGACAATAATCCTGTGGATATAAGTTCGCAAGCTGTTACTGTAAACGTATATGCAAACCCAACTGTGGATTTCGCTTTTACGGATAATCAATGTACCGGAAATGGGGTTCTGTTCACTCCCTCGGCACCAGGAACCGGCTCTTATAAGTACTCTTGGAATTTTGGTGATGGCTCAACTTCTTCGGAATCAAATCCCTCTCATACCTTTATGGCATTCGGAAGTTACACTCAAAATTTCGATGTTAAATTAACGGTAACGGACAATGGAACAACCTGCAGTCAAATATCTACTAAAACAATATCTGTAAATAAAATACCAGATGCCAGTCTTACATCAGATAAAACATCAACAACATTTAATGGCATTCAGACTTTCAAAACGTGTAGTAATTCAACTACAGAAATTACATTTACTAACCTTTCCACAACGCCAGCAATTAACTCCACTTATGAGATAATATGGGGGGATGGTTCTGCTCCCTTATCTCAAAACGCAGCCTGGAGCACCGTAAAACACACTTATCCAGCTGGTTTATGGAATTTAACCTATAAAATCACCGGATCAAATGGTTGTATCGCAATTCAGAAATATATTGTCTTTGTAGGCTCTAATCCGGCGGTTTCACTAGGAAACCCTGGGAATACAGACATTTGTATAACGAGTCCTTTAACTTTCCCTATTACCGGAACAGAAAATAACCCACCAGGTACCACCTATACTGTTACATTTAATGACGGTTCTTCTCCTGAGGTATTCAATCATCCAGCACCATCTCAGGTAACACACACTTTCTTGAAATCGTCCTGTGGAACATCAAGCTCTGACGGTTCTACGACATATTCTGATTCATTTTATGCTAAAATTGTAGCTACCAATCCCTGTGGAACATCTGCTGTAAGTGTCGTACCCATATATATTTCTACTCCGCCAAAAGCCAACTACACGCTCCCGTCGACACAAACTTGCATTAACACACCTATTTGTCTCTCAAACAACTCTACGGATGGTTCACAAGCAAGCTCTAATGGATGTAGCGGGCCAAAAGTCATCTGGAGTATTACACCTTCTGACGGAGTCGTTTTAAATAGTGGTTCCCTAGGTAATGACAGAGGCTCTGACAACACAAACACATGGACATCAGGAAGCTTTTCCATATGCCCCGTTTTTACCATTGCAGGAACATATACAATTACATTAAAAGAAGGTAGTAACTGTGGCATCGATCAAAAGACACAAACCATCTGTGTTGAACCAACCCCAACAAAACCCACATTTGATGTAGATAAAACAACCGGCTGCTCTCCGTTAACCAGCAAAGTGACTAATACGATTACCAGTAATACATGCAGCACACCTACTTACTTATGGAAAATTTCATATACTCCGGGATTCGGAGGAACCTATCCTGCCCAGTACACTTACAATAGTCTGACTGTTGCGACTCCAACATTTACATTTACTACACCGGGAACTTATCGTTTATCGCTTACCGTAACAAGTGCATGCGGCAGCATAACTTCCGATACCAAAGAGATTATTGTAAAAGGGGTGCCCAGTGTTTCTATCAGTCCTATTGCAAGTATCTGTGGTCCGGGGTCAGTAACTCCATCCATTTATACATTAGAAAAAGGGACTCCCGACACGGATCAACCAACTTACAACTGGACTTTCCCGGGCGGAACACCTGCCACGTCAACCCAGTCAAATCCAGGGGCTATTGCCTATAACAACTCAGGGACTGTCTCTTTGTCGGTAACTAATGAATGTGGAACATCGGCAACATCCACACAAACGGTTACCGTAAAACCGGTTCCAAAGATCAACAATACAGATTTGTCGCAGACTACCTGTTCCGGTCAACCGACAACCGCTGTTACTTTAATACCTGATATTCCAGGAACGACCTTCAAATGGAGCGCTACCATCAATAACAATCTAAAGAATTACATTACCAACGGTACGGCAAGCGCTATCCCAATTCAGACAATCACTAACGTAAGTACGAACCCACAAACGCTAAGCTACACCATTACGCCTTCTTTGGGTGGTTGCGATGGCACTCCTGTAACTTATACAATCACGGTGAACCCCGGACCTTCAATCAGCGATCAGCCGAAATCAGGCAAGGCATGTATCGGAGATACCCCGGCGGCACTTAGCGTAACGGCAAGCAACTTTACCGGCACTCCTGCTTATCAATGGTACAGCAACACGAGCAGTAGTAACAGTGGAGGCACAGAACTTACAGAAGAGAAGTCATCAACTTTTAATCCTCCGGGAACACCTGCGGGGACAAAATTCTACTATTGTAAGATTAGTTTTGAGGGAGGATGCTCTGAATTAGCTACAATCCCAGCTGCCGTGACGATTTACGACAAAGTATCCATCGTATTGCAACCCAAAGACTCTAAACCACTATGTGTTGATGGAATCATCACTACCCCTCTATCGGTTAGTGTCACCGGCGGCGACGGTTTTTATTCGTATCAATGGCATTCCACCCCGGAATCTACCCCGGGAACATTGGCTACCGGTTCGACTTACACACCTCCACCATCTACCATACCGGACACCTATTCCTATTACGTAATTGTACAATCGGAAGGTAGCGGATGTGCCCCGGTAACAAGTAACACCGCAAATGTTAAAGTGGTAGACAAGCCCACTATCACCACTCAACCTAAAGCTAGCCAAACACTCTGCAAGAAAGCAACACCAGACCCACTCACTGTGGTTGCCAATGGAGGCATTAATGTATTTGCTTATCAATGGTATAAATGCACAACCAATGTCATTGGATCAGGTACTCCGATTGACGGAGCAACATCAAGCACTTACAATCCGGCTACCTCAGCCGTCGGTACGTTATACTATTATTGCCTGGTTACTCAGCCGGATGGCGCCGGCTGCTATGTCACCAGCGATATAGCAACCGTCATCGTGAATGAAGCTGCGGAGATTATTGAACAACCACAATCGAGCGAAGTATGTATGAACGGGATTGCGACACCTCTTTCCGTTAAGTATCAAAACGGAGTGGGCACTCCAACTTATAAATGGTACTCCACAAACGCAGACGGGACAAGCTCGGCCTCAATTGACTATGCGACAACCGACAGTTACATACCACCTACCAATGAAGTTGGTACCAAGTATTATTACTGCCAAATAGATTTACCCTCGGGTGGATGCTCTACATTAAAATCGACAACAGCCACAGTGGTAGTGAATGCTATACCTACAATTGACAAGCAACCGATTCCAGAGCAAAAAATTTGCGTGGGAGGATCAAGCCAGCCTCTTACGGCAACATATACAGGAGGTGCCGGTACCGCATCTTACCAATGGTATGAAAATTCCACTGAATCAAACAGTGGCGGCACTGCAATTCCGGGAGCAACAGGTGCTTCTTATACTCCGTCGCCATTTACTTCTGCCGGCACAAAATATTACTATGTAGCAATAAAACTGTCGGGCAACAATTGCGGATCTATGACAAGCGATCTTGCAAAAATGATTATTGTTGACGACCCCACAATCACCACACAGCCTTTGACCCCGCAAACGGTGTGTCAAAACGGGAATCCGACAGCATTACAGGTTGAAGCCAAAGATGGCATCGGCGCGTTTTATTACCAATGGTACAGCAACACAACAGACAACACCTCTTCGGGAAGCAGCATCACTGGCGCTACCGATGCGACATATATGCCTCCTTCCGCAGCCACCGGCATCACGTATTATTACTGCAAAATCACACAAGACGGAGTGGGATGTGACGCTACCAGCAACACCGCAGTTGTAACCGTAAAGAAGAAAGCTTCATTTACAGATGAGCCTAAACAAGCCACTTATTGCATTGGCGAAACGGCAGCCGACCTCACCGTTGCTTATCAGGACGGGGCAGGTACTCCTGATTACCAGTGGTATAGTACTATAAACAATGACAACACCTCCGGCACGGCAATTCCGGGAGCTACCGATAGCAAATACAAGCCCGCCACGAATGCCCCCGGAACCGTTTACTATTATTGCACAATAACATTCACTATAGACGGATGTTCAAATCTCGTATCGAAACCAGCTCAAATTACGGTAAACCCCAAAGCTGTCATTGCAACAAAAGCAGCACTGATTTGCAGTGGCACTAGCTTCACAGTTTCTCCGGAAGACAAGTCTCCCGACATAGTTCCTACAGGCACTACCTATATGTGGACAAATCCGGTTATTTCTCCTTCGGGAGCAATTACAGGCACTTCAGCGCAAGCCGCTCCTCAGACAATAATCAGCCAACTGCTGACAAACACAGGGACTACACCGGCCACGGCAACATATACCGTCACACCGACATCCGGCTCATGTACCGGAAATCCGTTCTCTATCGTCGTAACCGTCAATCCATCCATCAAGGTGGTTGCCGACATCAGCCACTGCACCTGTTATGGCAGTAATAACGGTGCAATAAACTGCACTATTTCGGGAGGTGTTCCTTTCTCATCAGGTTCTCCCCAAAACATTGCATGGACTGGCCCTGATGGATTTACCGCGACCACAACCAACATTTCAAACCTGAAACCGGGAACATATTCTCTTGTTGTAAGCGATAACAGCCCATGCCAGTTTGCAAACACTTATACGATCACAGAGCCGGACGACATTGTGATTTCTACCGATAGTAAAAAAGACATTACCTGCCATGGTGCTCACAATGGATCTGTTTCCATCTCTTTGAAAGGAGGAACTCTGCCCTACTCTTTCGTCTGGATAAAAGACGGAATTTCTTATGCCACCTCCGAAGATATATCCAATTTGTCTCCTGGAAAATACGAAGTGACTGTCAGTGACGCAAACCATTGTGGTCCCAAAACAATGTCATATAAAATTGAAGAACCGACAGAGTTAACAGTCACTCTTGTAAGTCAAACAAATATTTTATGTTATGGTTCTGCTACCGGAGCCGTTTCGGTAACTGCCACCGGTGGAACTCCAATAAAAACATCTCCGGGAGTATTAGGGTACAATTATTTATGGTCGGGACCTGACGGCTATACAAGCACCAACCAAAACATCACAGATCTTAAAGCCGGTCATTATACGCTGAACGTTACAGATCAAAATGGCTGCATTGCCATATTGGAGAGGGATCTCACCCAAAATCCGGATATTGTTATAGAAGCAGCCACAACACCAGTTACTTGTTATGGCGCCGATAATGCATCTATCAAACTGACCATTTCGGGCGGAACAGCACCCTACAAAACAGCATGGAGTAATCTTGCGACAGGTACTGCACAGGATAATTTATCTCCCGGCGACTATATTATTACAGTCACTGATGCTAATAACTGTCAAAAAAGCGCTACTGTCACCATTGCTCCGCCTCCCGTTTTCACGATAGTGCCGGTTGTCAAAAACGTATCCTGCTATGGAGCGAACGACGGAAGCATCAAGTTGAATATCAAAGGCAAGCCTATCTCCGTTGTATGGAGTGACGGTTCGACAGCCGGAAACGAGCGAAACAATCTGAAACCCGGTACCTACTCGGTAAAAATCAGTGACGGTTCACCCTGTATCATCGACAAAACCTTTATCATCACGGAACCACAACCCTTATTGGTTGTCGGCCATGTGACTGACGCCCTCGATTGTTCGACTGTCAACAGCGGGTCCATAGCATTAACCGTCTCCGGAGGAACCACGCCCTACAACTTTATCTGGTCGAATAATGCTTCGACGCAAGACATTACAAACATTCAGGCCGGAAATTATAATGTGATCGTTTCAGACGCAAACAATTGCAACTTAACCAAACAATTTACCGTAATGCGACCTGATCCGATTAATATTTCAATTAATGCTGCTTACGACTACAATTGTACTGAACATCATCTTTATCAGGTTTTCACCGCCAAAACATCAGGAGGTATTCCTCCATATCAAATTACCTGGTCGAGCGGATCGCCAGACGCTACAGGAACTTCAGTCACCACCGATCAATCGGGGTTGATATCGGTCACCGTAAAAGATAGCCGGGGTTGCAGCGCAAATGTCTCTACCTCGTCAGTTATTCCTGAACTTGGTATTTCTTACAAACTAATCGATTGCAACAAGAAATCTTATCAGTTTGACGCTTTAATCGTCAATGAAGCCACCGAAAATTATAGTTACTTATGGAAGTTCGGAGACGGATCTACTGCAACTACCCAATCAGTACAACATCAATTCTCGTCTGCAGGAATATATAACGTACAATTAACCGTGACGGGAAAGTCATGTACCAATATCTACTCCAAAGCAATCATGGTAGAGGCAATTCCGACACTTACAATAGCACCGGAACCAAAGCTCTGCAAGGGCGATTCCATAACAATTCAAGCCAGCGGTGCTGACATTTTCAAATGGAATGACGGTTCTGTATCGGACTCACTCGTCATCAGACGAGATGGCGACTACAGCGTAAAAGGCATGACGACAGCCGGATGCTACAACACTCTTGCATTCACTGCAACGTATTATCCATCTCATGAATATCCGATACTAAGCGATAAAAATAACGTAACACTTAAAGACCCGACAATCAACCTGTGGAGTGACGACCACCCGGCACTGTATTATCTGTGGAATTTTGGTGACAGCTCCAGTGCAGGTGGTTGGAAGCAAACGCACACGTACAACATTGCCAAAGATGGATATTATGACATTCTGCTGAATACAACTGACATGTATGGTTGTAAATCGACGACAAGCAAACGGGTATGGATTATCAACGATACCGATCTGAATACCTTTACTCCGAATAACGACGGCTACAACGATATATTCCTGAAAGGCTGGCACATAAAAGTGTACAACAGAAATGGAGTATTGGTTTACGAAGGCAACAATGGCTGGGACGGAACTTACAAGGGAAAACTAGTATCTCCGGATACCTATTTTTATATTGTCTATTACATGTCAGCAAACGGCACAAAAACAAAAGAAGGCTATGTCACAGTGGTTAGATAA